A single window of Nitrospira sp. DNA harbors:
- a CDS encoding helix-turn-helix domain-containing protein: MESVGEFFRQVRETKGLTVDEVASKTRIRTDFVKALEEGNFAKLPDQVFARGFVRSYARSLGLDEEDAIHRFVQSAGAFYEKQGERERLRQRQVEEERRRKANRKAVGIAIAVAIATLVFLLSREQSSTLVRRSGSDQPPTSKKSAPFAKDTREAPRQGLELPPPIVPPAVKPAEPVAVPSKPAQEKVAAAVPPPPAPPVKPAPVQPEQVAAQPSFSGSDGPLAGLSVDGPAGPDGPLVLDLDATELSWVVVQVDSGSPQEALLRPGQKAQWKAQDQFTVTLGNAGGVRAELNGKPQKPFGPSGKVVRDVVLKRSGL, translated from the coding sequence ATGGAATCAGTGGGTGAATTTTTTCGGCAGGTGCGTGAGACGAAAGGCCTGACGGTCGATGAGGTGGCCTCGAAGACCAGGATTCGCACGGATTTCGTGAAAGCGCTCGAAGAAGGAAATTTCGCCAAGTTGCCCGACCAAGTCTTCGCGCGCGGCTTTGTGCGCTCCTATGCGCGATCGTTGGGGCTCGACGAAGAAGATGCCATCCATCGGTTTGTGCAGTCCGCCGGTGCATTCTATGAAAAGCAGGGCGAGCGGGAGCGGTTGAGGCAGCGGCAGGTCGAAGAGGAACGGCGCCGGAAAGCCAATCGCAAAGCGGTGGGCATTGCGATCGCTGTCGCCATTGCAACGCTGGTGTTTCTGCTGAGCCGGGAACAGTCTTCGACATTGGTGCGGCGTTCCGGATCGGACCAGCCGCCGACGAGTAAGAAGAGCGCGCCTTTTGCTAAGGATACCCGCGAGGCGCCGCGTCAGGGTTTGGAGCTTCCGCCTCCCATCGTGCCGCCGGCGGTGAAACCCGCTGAACCCGTGGCCGTTCCCTCAAAACCCGCGCAGGAAAAGGTGGCTGCCGCTGTGCCGCCTCCTCCCGCTCCTCCGGTCAAGCCGGCGCCGGTTCAGCCTGAGCAGGTGGCCGCGCAACCCTCCTTCTCCGGATCCGACGGTCCCCTGGCAGGGCTGTCTGTTGATGGACCCGCCGGGCCCGATGGTCCGCTCGTGCTGGATCTTGATGCCACTGAGTTGAGTTGGGTGGTCGTGCAGGTCGATTCCGGTAGTCCTCAGGAGGCATTGCTCCGTCCTGGTCAAAAGGCTCAATGGAAGGCGCAAGACCAGTTTACGGTGACGCTCGGCAATGCCGGCGGCGTCCGCGCGGAGCTCAACGGTAAGCCGCAAAAGCCATTTGGCCCGAGCGGGAAGGTTGTGCGCGACGTCGTCCTCAAACGTTCAGGTTTGTGA
- a CDS encoding sugar kinase — MGKLLVVGSVALDTVKTPFGEVTEVLGGSATYFSTAASYFTSVDLIAVVGEDFPEQHVAFLKSRKIDLTGLERRPGATFRWKGAYSHQLNEAQTLDTRLNVFETFRPKIPAQYSSPDVLFLGNIDPNLQLDVLQQVKRPALVACDTMNFWINGKRDALWNVLQHIDILIINDGEARALGEDTNLVKVAKKILARGPKHLIVKRGEYGVLMFNDKQVFGAPAFPLDDVRDPTGAGDTFAGGFLGYLAATGNRSPEAMRQAIIFGSVMASFTVEAFSLDRLRILDYKEIEARFKEFKRLTHFEDIEA, encoded by the coding sequence ATGGGTAAATTATTAGTCGTGGGATCGGTGGCGCTGGATACCGTCAAAACGCCGTTCGGTGAGGTCACCGAAGTACTCGGGGGATCGGCGACGTATTTTTCGACGGCCGCGAGTTACTTCACCTCAGTCGATTTGATCGCGGTTGTCGGGGAGGATTTCCCGGAGCAACACGTGGCGTTTCTCAAAAGCCGAAAGATCGATTTAACCGGCCTGGAACGGCGGCCGGGTGCCACGTTCCGCTGGAAGGGGGCCTATTCGCACCAACTGAACGAAGCGCAGACGCTCGATACCCGCTTGAATGTGTTCGAGACGTTTCGCCCCAAGATTCCCGCGCAGTACAGTTCGCCCGATGTGCTCTTTCTGGGCAACATCGATCCGAATTTGCAGCTGGATGTCTTGCAGCAGGTGAAACGTCCTGCGCTGGTCGCCTGCGACACGATGAACTTCTGGATCAACGGCAAGCGTGACGCACTCTGGAACGTGCTGCAGCACATCGACATTCTCATCATCAACGACGGCGAGGCTCGGGCCCTGGGAGAGGATACGAATCTCGTCAAGGTCGCCAAGAAGATTCTCGCCCGGGGCCCCAAGCACCTGATCGTCAAGCGCGGTGAATATGGCGTCCTGATGTTTAACGACAAGCAAGTCTTCGGGGCTCCGGCCTTCCCGCTGGACGACGTGAGAGATCCGACCGGTGCGGGCGATACGTTCGCCGGAGGATTTCTCGGTTACCTGGCCGCGACAGGAAACCGGTCTCCCGAGGCGATGCGGCAAGCCATCATTTTCGGCAGCGTCATGGCCTCGTTTACAGTAGAAGCCTTTAGCCTTGACCGATTGAGGATCCTGGATTACAAAGAGATTGAGGCGCGTTTCAAAGAATTCAAGCGTCTCACTCACTTTGAGGACATTGAGGCATGA
- the mutL gene encoding DNA mismatch repair endonuclease MutL, with translation MDIASSVGKIQVLPSDVIGRIAAGEVVERPAAVVKELVENSLDAGSSTITVEVKDGGLGLIRVTDDGEGMSRRDASLAFERHATSKLQSDQQLGAIRTMGFRGEALPSIAAVSKVRLTTLSRQEQVGTQLWLTAGTITRVEDAAAIPGTSIEVSELFYNTPARRKFLKSTTTEFSHISHVVQQAALASPQVHVRLIHNGYEVFALPAVSSPRDRVLQVYRAAFGDRALAVDVQQNGLSLKGFIIDPVRARAGRTPQELFVNRRPIKNSTVQHAVVDGYSAFLAKGHAPLFVLFLDVEPQRVDVNVHPTKREVRFADNEQIHQLVRSAVRQTLGRAQIESSMAGAAHAYPDGNGVSNAMPPVVGTGVEPVARSYSSFARVNVPLPPTPSAESQTSFVEEGGTPYQAGEAVDIVPLGQMHRTYVIAQVGDELRVIDQHTAHERVLFERLLRAWHGKSLPSQPLLLPEPLELPVQQALILQRHLAELERLGLLIEPFGPSSFLIRSLPVMLGHPDLAALVQDLIDDLEQWDSISSLETKVKPILASLACHGAVRAGRAMALPEIRQLAQDWVAEGSIMTCPHGRRVAFRLSGDELARLFDRA, from the coding sequence ATGGACATAGCGAGTAGTGTGGGAAAGATTCAGGTTCTGCCAAGCGATGTCATCGGCCGCATTGCGGCAGGGGAGGTGGTCGAGCGTCCGGCTGCGGTCGTCAAAGAGCTGGTCGAAAACAGTCTGGATGCCGGCAGCAGCACGATCACCGTCGAGGTCAAGGACGGGGGCCTCGGACTGATCCGTGTCACTGACGACGGCGAGGGGATGTCCCGCCGCGATGCCTCTCTCGCGTTTGAGCGTCACGCCACCAGTAAATTGCAATCGGATCAGCAGCTCGGCGCCATTCGCACCATGGGCTTTCGCGGCGAGGCCTTGCCCAGCATCGCAGCCGTATCGAAAGTCAGGCTCACGACGTTGTCCCGCCAGGAGCAGGTGGGCACGCAGCTCTGGCTCACGGCGGGGACCATCACGCGAGTCGAGGATGCCGCGGCAATTCCTGGGACATCCATCGAGGTCTCGGAGCTCTTCTACAATACGCCCGCCCGCAGGAAGTTTCTCAAATCGACCACGACAGAGTTTTCCCATATCAGCCATGTGGTGCAGCAGGCCGCGTTAGCGTCGCCGCAGGTACACGTGCGGTTGATTCATAACGGCTATGAGGTCTTCGCGCTGCCGGCCGTGTCTTCGCCCCGCGATCGTGTGCTGCAGGTGTATCGCGCTGCATTCGGTGATCGGGCGCTGGCCGTCGATGTTCAGCAGAACGGCCTGTCCCTGAAGGGCTTCATCATCGATCCGGTGCGGGCGCGCGCCGGGCGCACGCCGCAGGAACTCTTCGTCAATCGCCGGCCCATCAAAAACAGCACCGTGCAACATGCGGTCGTGGATGGCTACAGTGCGTTTCTCGCAAAGGGGCATGCTCCGCTGTTCGTGCTGTTTCTTGATGTCGAGCCCCAGCGGGTCGATGTCAACGTGCATCCGACCAAACGAGAGGTCCGGTTCGCCGATAATGAACAGATTCATCAGTTGGTTCGTTCTGCCGTGCGCCAGACACTTGGCCGCGCTCAGATTGAATCGTCGATGGCGGGGGCCGCTCACGCCTACCCGGATGGGAACGGAGTATCGAATGCCATGCCTCCCGTCGTGGGAACCGGTGTCGAGCCGGTAGCCCGGTCGTATTCATCATTCGCACGCGTGAATGTGCCTCTTCCGCCGACACCCTCAGCTGAGAGCCAAACCTCATTTGTCGAGGAGGGCGGCACTCCCTATCAAGCGGGCGAGGCCGTGGATATTGTTCCACTCGGCCAGATGCACCGCACGTATGTGATTGCGCAGGTGGGCGATGAACTCCGGGTGATCGATCAACATACGGCCCACGAGCGGGTCTTATTTGAGCGACTGTTGCGAGCCTGGCATGGCAAGAGCTTGCCGTCCCAGCCGCTGCTGTTGCCGGAACCGTTGGAGTTGCCCGTTCAACAGGCTCTCATCCTTCAGCGGCATCTGGCGGAACTGGAACGACTCGGGCTGCTCATCGAACCATTCGGGCCCTCCTCCTTCTTAATCCGCAGTCTGCCGGTGATGTTGGGCCATCCTGACCTGGCCGCGCTGGTTCAAGATCTGATTGACGATCTTGAGCAGTGGGATTCGATTTCCTCGCTGGAAACGAAGGTGAAGCCCATTCTTGCATCACTGGCTTGCCACGGGGCTGTTCGGGCGGGCCGGGCGATGGCGCTTCCCGAGATCAGGCAACTGGCGCAGGATTGGGTGGCCGAGGGGTCGATCATGACCTGTCCGCACGGCCGCCGTGTGGCCTTCCGTCTCTCGGGCGATGAACTGGCTCGCTTGTTCGATCGCGCATAG
- a CDS encoding OmpA family protein yields MRIPVATMGLTLTVGMLLVMQGGCSKKSIQSGGDAQSTERGMAKSGGPAPAPLASTGGMDAPSATFPDLSLSSKPDDLETGGLRGFDSVSGGKAPSEERLGGGGTMLAKVEPSESTARQIEDIRREQAKEQAASAEAGLRDVFFGYDSWTITEEGRQSLTQDAQWIKANAGALVKIEGHCDERGTLAYNLVLGEKRAKAVRNYLVELGVGANRLAVVSYGKERPFCNERSESCYQQNRRGHVVVRSK; encoded by the coding sequence ATGAGGATACCGGTAGCGACAATGGGCCTGACACTGACAGTCGGGATGCTGTTGGTCATGCAGGGTGGGTGCTCGAAGAAGTCTATTCAGTCGGGTGGTGACGCGCAGTCAACGGAGCGTGGTATGGCCAAGTCGGGCGGGCCTGCTCCGGCTCCACTCGCGTCAACCGGGGGGATGGATGCTCCCAGTGCGACATTCCCGGACTTGTCTCTCTCCAGCAAGCCGGATGATTTGGAGACCGGCGGATTGCGTGGGTTCGATTCGGTGTCGGGAGGAAAAGCCCCGTCCGAAGAACGCCTGGGTGGCGGGGGCACGATGTTGGCCAAGGTCGAGCCGTCGGAGAGCACCGCTCGTCAGATCGAGGACATTCGCCGCGAACAAGCCAAGGAACAGGCGGCATCCGCGGAAGCCGGATTGCGCGACGTGTTCTTTGGTTATGACAGCTGGACCATCACCGAAGAGGGGCGGCAATCCTTGACGCAGGATGCGCAGTGGATCAAAGCGAATGCGGGTGCACTCGTGAAGATCGAAGGTCATTGCGACGAGCGCGGCACGCTGGCCTACAATCTGGTGTTGGGCGAAAAGCGCGCCAAAGCCGTGCGGAACTATCTGGTCGAGCTCGGTGTGGGTGCCAACCGGTTGGCGGTGGTGTCCTACGGCAAGGAACGACCATTCTGCAACGAGCGGAGCGAAAGCTGCTATCAGCAGAACCGCCGCGGCCACGTGGTCGTCCGGTCGAAATAA
- a CDS encoding tetratricopeptide repeat protein: MTTTRREQARAAHTASVGAGARWVVLLLGLCVLSGCANEENLRKSKGFYQEGVARLSSDQQQAYVSFQKAVKLNPDNKEAHYGLGHIYSSQGRFKLAEESFREAIRIDGDYAEANTYLGQVLANQDRWKEAIAAYRQALSNPLYPTPDLARFHLGKALMHEGDLQGAMEVLEDATTVTPPNVPPAMLQLELARVYHKLGFDVRAREALAKVSNLDKGGEQAAAAQELLGQLKP, encoded by the coding sequence ATGACGACAACTCGCCGAGAGCAGGCTCGCGCCGCGCACACCGCTTCTGTTGGCGCGGGGGCACGCTGGGTGGTATTGCTCCTGGGCTTGTGTGTGTTGAGCGGGTGCGCCAACGAAGAGAACCTGCGCAAGTCGAAAGGGTTCTATCAGGAAGGGGTCGCCCGGCTGAGTTCCGACCAACAGCAGGCCTATGTGTCCTTTCAGAAGGCGGTGAAGCTCAATCCCGACAATAAGGAAGCGCACTACGGCTTGGGACATATCTATTCGTCGCAGGGTCGATTCAAGCTCGCCGAGGAATCGTTCCGTGAGGCGATTCGTATCGACGGGGACTATGCCGAGGCAAACACCTACCTCGGGCAGGTGCTCGCCAATCAGGATCGATGGAAAGAAGCCATCGCGGCGTATCGACAGGCGCTCAGCAATCCGCTCTATCCGACACCGGATCTGGCCCGCTTCCACCTGGGAAAAGCCTTGATGCACGAAGGCGATCTACAGGGAGCGATGGAGGTGTTGGAGGACGCGACGACCGTCACGCCGCCGAACGTCCCTCCCGCCATGCTTCAATTGGAGTTGGCGCGCGTGTATCACAAACTCGGATTCGATGTGCGGGCGCGTGAGGCTCTCGCAAAGGTCTCAAACTTGGACAAGGGCGGAGAACAGGCAGCCGCGGCGCAGGAACTGCTCGGTCAGCTCAAACCATAG
- the ybgF gene encoding tol-pal system protein YbgF has product MDSGWPYRSEMVTHSSRGRLGAVGSHTAPARLGVLVLVASGLALLSGCVAQQADLKQTERELQRRIKQQTEEQAQTRARQNQEIVSLREQDIPSLRGDVDKAIHRTQSLEARQDDLLAKLASQDSKVNQRLGESEKRSAEESKRLGWVEKQLVDQDALLKGERDRNRAEFAAVTARLDQVTAHMDAIQKNVLDAMQKTTTVLAQKVDSRLDDQQKVLHGLETRSQNVAQLDSQNKVLADQVSKLNQALVDFKQALGNLGERVVQQDQAVKHLAASLEQDTVALNKRTDALAGKIEADNKVTAEHLNEVNRSVASVAKALENAGGKFVSREDDHERRIDETTRELGHVQAQIQTLDKNLENQHAFLKQVEQHLSALRVSASQRAEQAPAVAEVAPLAQSQAMPPPEAVSPPTSSPVPSSGSMSRSENRSAALMADRESYERTLTRFKDGDLDGARQGFAEFLLQHPHSDLAPNARFWLGESYYGKKDFSRAIDAYDQVQLNHPASEKVPAALLKKGYAYLALKDRKKAASALKQVIDLYPKSPEANKAMDKLNQLKELH; this is encoded by the coding sequence ATGGACAGTGGATGGCCATATCGAAGTGAAATGGTAACGCACTCCTCACGCGGGCGCCTCGGAGCGGTCGGCAGCCATACTGCGCCGGCCCGACTCGGTGTGCTTGTGCTGGTTGCGTCTGGGTTGGCCTTGTTGTCGGGATGTGTGGCACAGCAGGCCGACCTGAAGCAGACGGAGCGTGAACTCCAGCGCCGAATCAAGCAACAGACGGAGGAGCAGGCTCAGACCAGGGCCCGGCAAAACCAGGAAATCGTATCCTTGCGCGAGCAGGACATCCCTTCCTTGCGCGGCGATGTCGATAAGGCCATACACCGAACCCAGAGCCTGGAAGCGCGGCAGGATGATTTGCTGGCTAAGCTGGCCTCCCAGGATTCGAAGGTCAACCAACGACTTGGCGAAAGCGAGAAACGCTCCGCTGAAGAAAGCAAGCGACTGGGTTGGGTCGAGAAGCAGCTGGTCGATCAGGATGCTTTGCTCAAAGGGGAGCGGGACCGGAACCGGGCGGAATTTGCAGCGGTGACGGCTCGGTTAGATCAAGTCACCGCTCACATGGACGCCATTCAGAAGAATGTTCTGGATGCCATGCAGAAGACCACGACGGTGCTTGCGCAAAAAGTCGATTCCCGTCTGGATGATCAGCAGAAGGTCTTGCACGGTCTCGAAACGCGGTCGCAAAACGTGGCGCAGCTCGATTCGCAGAACAAGGTGTTGGCGGACCAGGTCTCCAAGCTCAACCAGGCATTAGTGGACTTCAAGCAGGCATTGGGTAACTTAGGAGAACGTGTCGTTCAGCAGGACCAGGCCGTCAAGCATCTGGCTGCGTCGCTGGAGCAGGACACTGTGGCGTTGAATAAGCGGACGGATGCATTGGCGGGGAAAATCGAGGCGGACAACAAGGTGACGGCGGAACACTTGAACGAAGTGAACCGGAGCGTGGCCTCGGTGGCGAAGGCGTTGGAAAATGCCGGCGGTAAATTCGTGTCCCGCGAAGATGACCATGAGCGCCGTATCGATGAGACGACGCGCGAACTGGGTCATGTGCAGGCGCAAATCCAGACCCTGGACAAGAACCTGGAGAATCAACACGCGTTCTTGAAGCAGGTCGAGCAGCATCTGTCGGCTTTGCGCGTCAGCGCGTCGCAGCGGGCCGAGCAGGCGCCGGCCGTCGCGGAAGTGGCGCCGCTTGCACAGTCGCAGGCCATGCCGCCGCCGGAAGCCGTCTCGCCGCCAACGTCGTCTCCTGTCCCGTCAAGCGGGTCGATGTCTCGCTCGGAAAATCGTAGCGCGGCCCTGATGGCGGATCGTGAGTCGTATGAGCGGACGTTGACCCGGTTTAAAGACGGCGATTTGGACGGGGCGCGCCAGGGTTTCGCGGAATTTCTCCTGCAACATCCTCACTCGGACCTGGCTCCCAATGCGCGGTTCTGGCTGGGCGAGTCCTATTACGGGAAGAAAGATTTCTCGCGCGCCATCGATGCGTATGATCAAGTGCAGTTGAACCATCCCGCCAGCGAAAAAGTGCCGGCTGCCCTCTTGAAGAAGGGCTATGCCTATCTGGCGCTCAAAGATCGAAAGAAAGCCGCCTCGGCGCTCAAGCAGGTCATCGACCTGTATCCGAAATCTCCGGAAGCCAATAAGGCGATGGACAAACTGAATCAACTAAAGGAGTTGCACTAA
- the ybgF gene encoding tol-pal system protein YbgF — protein MKLRFVEALQVGAGLTCGLVLAGCAKHADFLEIRDQVSIIARTQDQEQKRFEAMQRRLESLERVREPEGGKLRLDDALTRLQKLEGRLAKIEETQLAQAASIRSDLALAEVSRQARVSKPSGPIEPATIMPGVPSITPTSAFNLAYNDYLNGKFDLAVGGFQRFIKDFPSTSLTPNAHYWLGESYYGQKDYIRAMQSFEHVVNEYAGNEKVPAALFKLGLSAAETGDTAKSRKYLKRVIEEYSTSDEAKLAKTKMAEIR, from the coding sequence ATGAAGCTCCGATTCGTGGAGGCATTGCAGGTGGGGGCGGGCCTGACCTGCGGACTGGTGTTGGCAGGGTGTGCGAAACACGCCGATTTCCTGGAGATCCGTGATCAGGTCTCGATCATCGCCCGGACCCAGGATCAGGAACAGAAGCGGTTTGAGGCGATGCAGCGCCGACTGGAGTCGCTCGAACGCGTTCGGGAGCCGGAAGGCGGGAAGCTGCGGCTCGACGATGCGTTGACCCGACTTCAGAAGCTTGAGGGCCGTCTGGCTAAGATTGAGGAAACCCAACTGGCCCAAGCGGCCTCCATTCGGTCGGATCTCGCGCTCGCCGAAGTCAGTCGTCAGGCGCGTGTCTCGAAGCCGTCGGGGCCCATTGAGCCGGCGACCATCATGCCCGGCGTGCCGTCGATTACGCCGACCTCGGCCTTCAATCTCGCCTATAACGACTATCTCAACGGCAAGTTCGATCTTGCCGTGGGCGGATTTCAGCGGTTCATCAAGGATTTTCCCTCGACCTCGCTGACCCCGAACGCGCATTATTGGCTCGGTGAATCGTACTACGGCCAGAAGGATTATATTCGGGCGATGCAGTCGTTCGAACACGTCGTGAACGAGTATGCGGGCAATGAGAAGGTTCCGGCCGCGCTCTTCAAGTTGGGCTTGTCGGCCGCCGAAACCGGCGATACCGCAAAATCGCGCAAATATCTGAAGCGGGTCATCGAGGAATATTCGACGTCGGATGAAGCCAAGCTCGCGAAGACGAAGATGGCCGAAATTCGATGA
- the miaA gene encoding tRNA (adenosine(37)-N6)-dimethylallyltransferase MiaA: MVRLSESQRASRPLVLLVGPTAVGKSEIGLRLAHALDTELLTADSRQVYRGMDIATDKPPPEQRQGVPHRLIDLVDPDEPFNAGQYRRLAMQEIDRLYGAGRLPLIVGGTGLYVRTLIHGLCEAPRADQAYRESLVQEARTQGGYFLHRELTRVDPESAARLHPHDEVKIVRALEVHHLSGQRLSDVQRQHRFSEQEFSVLLIGLNRDRAQLYRRIDARVESMFARGVVEETERLLADGYGRELGAMKGLGYQQVAGYLAGEYDRAEALRLLKRDTRHFAKRQLTWFRKEPGLRWCELTEQDRSGDVAGRLLEMVHSFVQDLAPRRPEGLPYPSLTMEQESTA; the protein is encoded by the coding sequence ATGGTGCGACTGTCGGAATCACAGCGAGCGTCGCGGCCCCTGGTGCTGCTGGTCGGTCCGACTGCGGTGGGAAAGAGCGAAATCGGCCTTCGGTTGGCGCATGCGCTGGATACGGAGTTGCTGACGGCGGATTCGCGCCAGGTCTATCGCGGGATGGACATTGCGACCGACAAGCCGCCGCCGGAGCAGCGGCAGGGCGTGCCGCACCGCCTTATCGATCTGGTCGATCCCGACGAGCCGTTTAACGCCGGACAGTATCGCCGGCTGGCAATGCAGGAGATTGATCGACTGTATGGCGCCGGCCGGTTGCCGTTGATCGTTGGCGGCACAGGACTGTACGTGCGGACGCTGATTCATGGATTGTGTGAGGCTCCGCGCGCAGATCAGGCCTATCGAGAATCGTTGGTGCAGGAGGCCCGCACGCAGGGCGGTTATTTCCTGCACCGTGAATTGACCCGTGTCGATCCCGAATCGGCCGCGCGGCTCCATCCTCACGACGAAGTCAAAATCGTGCGGGCGCTCGAAGTGCATCATCTGTCGGGCCAGCGTCTGTCGGATGTGCAGCGGCAACATCGTTTTTCCGAGCAAGAGTTTTCGGTGTTGCTCATCGGGCTGAATCGGGATCGTGCGCAGCTGTATCGCCGAATCGACGCGCGAGTCGAGTCGATGTTTGCGCGAGGCGTGGTGGAGGAAACCGAACGGCTGCTGGCCGACGGGTATGGGCGGGAGTTGGGTGCGATGAAGGGGCTGGGGTATCAGCAGGTTGCCGGCTATCTGGCCGGGGAATACGACCGGGCTGAGGCGCTCCGCCTGTTGAAACGCGATACCAGACATTTCGCCAAGCGTCAGTTGACATGGTTCCGGAAGGAACCCGGATTACGCTGGTGTGAGCTCACTGAGCAGGATCGTTCTGGGGATGTGGCCGGGCGTCTGCTGGAGATGGTTCATTCATTCGTACAGGATCTAGCACCTCGACGGCCGGAGGGACTGCCGTACCCGTCGCTTACCATGGAACAGGAATCGACCGCATGA
- a CDS encoding c-type cytochrome codes for MGYFSKLVGVCAAVTLLSVAVVGAEEKDPLKPRVAPDQMADAKAMKNPVASTPESIAKGKALYEGKGTCFNCHGKEGKGDGPAGAILNPSPRNFTNCKFHKKRKDGELFWVIKNGSAGTGMVSLIPAAINEEEAWMIINYERSFCKGGEE; via the coding sequence ATGGGGTATTTTTCTAAGTTAGTTGGAGTCTGTGCGGCCGTCACCTTGTTGTCTGTGGCGGTGGTGGGAGCCGAGGAAAAGGATCCGTTGAAGCCCCGTGTTGCGCCGGATCAAATGGCGGATGCGAAGGCGATGAAGAACCCGGTTGCCTCAACCCCGGAAAGCATTGCCAAGGGCAAGGCACTGTATGAGGGCAAAGGCACCTGCTTCAATTGCCATGGGAAAGAAGGAAAGGGCGACGGCCCTGCCGGCGCGATCCTCAACCCGAGCCCGCGTAACTTCACCAACTGCAAGTTCCACAAGAAGCGGAAAGACGGCGAGCTGTTCTGGGTGATCAAGAATGGCAGCGCAGGCACCGGTATGGTGTCCTTGATCCCTGCGGCCATCAATGAAGAAGAAGCGTGGATGATCATCAACTACGAGCGCAGCTTCTGCAAGGGTGGAGAAGAGTAG
- the mtnP gene encoding S-methyl-5'-thioadenosine phosphorylase, translating into MTESKKAGQAAIGIIGGSGLYDIEGLERVREVRVRTPFGAPSDAIRVGVLGGIRVAFLSRHGRGHRLSPSSINYRANIYALKSLGVTQVISVSAVGSMKESIRPGDVVLPDQFIDLTKRRVSTFFDEGIVAHVGFGEPVCSSVADVLEQAGRSVGARLQRGGTYVCMEGPQFSTKAESRLYRQWGVDVIGMTNMPEAKLAREAELCYATVALATDYDCWHDTEEAVTVEAILATLHKNVALAKQLLKAAVPKLAPDRACACHQALQTAIVTAPDGISATAKRRLNLLIAPSVRTRKGKR; encoded by the coding sequence ATGACTGAATCAAAGAAGGCCGGGCAGGCCGCAATCGGGATTATCGGCGGCAGTGGGTTGTACGACATTGAAGGATTGGAGCGGGTTCGGGAGGTGCGCGTTCGAACGCCATTCGGCGCGCCGTCCGATGCCATTCGGGTCGGCGTATTGGGTGGCATCCGGGTGGCGTTTCTCTCACGCCATGGGCGGGGGCACCGGCTTAGTCCCAGCAGCATCAACTATCGCGCCAATATCTATGCGTTGAAATCGCTCGGGGTGACGCAGGTGATTTCGGTCAGCGCCGTCGGCAGCATGAAAGAATCCATCCGTCCCGGCGACGTCGTGCTGCCGGATCAGTTCATTGATCTGACGAAGCGCAGAGTCTCGACGTTTTTCGATGAGGGCATTGTGGCGCATGTCGGATTCGGGGAGCCGGTCTGTTCGTCGGTGGCGGATGTGTTGGAGCAGGCAGGGCGATCCGTGGGGGCGCGACTTCAACGCGGTGGAACCTACGTATGTATGGAAGGCCCTCAGTTTTCTACCAAGGCGGAGTCCCGGTTGTATCGCCAGTGGGGGGTGGATGTCATCGGGATGACCAATATGCCGGAAGCCAAACTTGCCCGTGAAGCGGAGCTTTGTTACGCGACCGTTGCGCTGGCGACGGACTACGACTGCTGGCATGACACCGAAGAGGCGGTTACCGTCGAAGCTATTCTGGCCACGCTGCATAAGAATGTTGCGCTGGCGAAACAATTATTGAAGGCGGCAGTGCCCAAACTGGCGCCGGACCGGGCTTGCGCCTGTCATCAGGCGCTTCAGACCGCCATTGTCACTGCGCCGGATGGCATCTCCGCCACGGCGAAGCGACGGCTCAACTTATTGATTGCTCCCTCTGTGCGGACGCGGAAAGGAAAACGGTGA